A stretch of the Xiphophorus couchianus chromosome 15, X_couchianus-1.0, whole genome shotgun sequence genome encodes the following:
- the LOC114158833 gene encoding uncharacterized protein LOC114158833: protein MKVLEDKFWSPLLCQYKVFLFIFRSGSHKQESLIEDESQLDRDLRIIERHHGVKRRWLPSDDIFQRTLRDVDQELRGQLIRRAQNEARERATLLNLKRRYNDGQGVAIRLSKQVNACNRKLKKIVTEYNNLQWPPQTGIFPSHLEFRELCDASSQLYTLFDEQIEDHGVVPKNLKSRAIEALHLKTRAAEEKLLLKREMNTVILHLHQQHGHLSSAINDTADPGSKAVLHQNIIMLEKKMYSAMNMFKRFIEVGAPPPNHHLPEFNSYSQALMSPDLHYIDYDESIDDGEDEEDDDDNVDEGENSIDCELSS, encoded by the exons atgaAGGTGCTCGAGGACAAATTTTGGTCACCACTG CTATGCCAATATAaagtctttcttttcatttttagatcCGGATCACATAAACAGGAGTCACTCATTGAAGATGAATCACA GCTGGACAGGGATCTTCGAATAATTGAGAGACACCATGGTGTAAAACGAAGGTGGCTCCCTTCGGATGACATTTTCCAGAGAACACTGAGAGATGTTGACCAGGAACTTAGAGGTCAGCTGATACGACGAGCACAAAATGAAGCAAGGGAGAGGGCCACTCTTCTCAACCTGAAAAGAAGATATAATG ATGGACAGGGAGTTGCTATAAGGCTGTCCAAGCAAGTGAATGCCTGTAACAGGAAACTGAAGAAGATTGTTACAGAGTACAATAATCTGCAGTGGCCTCCACAAACTGGCATCTTTCCATCACATTTAGAATTTCGAGAATTGTGTGATGCCTCCTCCCAGCTGTACACATTGTTTGATGAACAA attGAAGATCATGGTGTTGTTCCAAAGAACCTAAAAAGTCGAGCAATAGAAGCCCTGCATTTGAAGACTAGGGCAGCTGAAGAAAAGCTTCTACTTAAGAGAGAGATGAACACTGTCATTCTTCACCTTCATCAACAACATGGACATTTAAGTTCAGCTATAAATGATACTGCAGATCCTGGTTCAAAAGCTGTACTTCATCAAAACATTATCatgttagaaaagaaaatgtacagtGCAATGAACATGTTCAAGAGGTTTATCGAAGTTGGTGCCCCTCCTCCAAATCATCACCTACCAGAGTTTAACTCTTATTCTCAAGCACTTATGTCTCCAGATCTACATTACATAGACTATGATGAAAGCATTGACGATggagaggatgaagaggatgatgaCGACAATGTTGACGAAGGAGAGAACAGCATAGATTGTGAATTATCTTCATGA